The Kluyvera intermedia genome includes the window AGGGCCGTGAGGCCCAGGGTGGCGGAGATTGCTGCGCTTAAAAGCACTTTTTTCATTTTAAGACTCCAGATTAGATAGAGAGGTTCTGTTCAGTTTTAGCATCAAAAATATGGCATTTATCCATGTCAAACTTGAAGTACACCTTACGATGAAGACCTTTATCAATCATTGGCTTAGCTTCATCTGAAGGAATGCGTGCCGTCAGCTCATAGTTAGCAACTTTCAGGTAAACGAAGAATTCGTGGCCCATGTTTTCCACACGAACCATCTCGCCGCTACAACCGCCGTGTTCAAACGGGTTGTCGGAGACGGAAACGAATTCCGGGCGGATGCCGTAGAACACTTCTTCGTTTTCATGGCCGGTCAGTTTCTGGTGCAGGCTGTCGCACAGCGGCATAAACTCATCGCCGATGCTCAGGTTCAGACGACCTTCTTTGTCCACCAGTTTGCAGGAGCGGATGTTCATTTCTGGCGCACCGATAAAGCCCGCAACGAACATGTTTTTCGGCTTGTGATACAGATTATCTGGCGTATCAACCTGCATGATGTGGCCCAGTTTCATTACGCAGATACGGTCGCCCATGGTCATCGCTTCGGTCTGATCGTGGGTCACGTATACGGTCGTCGCTGGTTTACCGGATTTCTTCAACTGCTTGTGCAGGTCGGAAATACGGATACGCATTGAGGCACGCAGTTTGGCGTCGAGGTTAGACAGCGGTTCATCGAACAAGAACACGTCTGGCTTTTTTACAATCGCACGGCCTACCGCCACACGCTGTGCTTGACCACCGGAGAGCTGGCGCGGTAAGCGGTCGAGCAATTCATCCAGTTCGAGAATTTTTGCCGCTTCATTCACCTGCGCCTCAATCTGCGCTTTCGGCATCTTGCTCAGCTTCAGGCCGAACGCCAGGTTTTCACGCACGGTCATGTGCGGATACAGCGCATAGTTCTGGAACACCATCGCAATCCCACGCTCTTTTGGCGCGAGGTTGTTGACGATTTTCTCGCCGATGCGAACTTCACCGCCGCTGATGGTTTCCAGACCAGCCAGCATACGCAGGGTGGTGGATTTGGCGCAGCCTGATGGCCCGACAATCACCATGAACTCCCCTTCTGCGATTTTCAGGTCGATACCATGTACCGCTTTGAAGCCGTTGGAGTACACTTTTTCCAGTTTGTTGAAAATAACTTCAGCCATGATATATCCCTCTTAACCTTTAATTCCGCTGCTGGTCACGCCCTGAACGAAGTAGCGCTGCGCCAGGAAGAACACAATGATGGATGGCAGAATGGAGATACTCGCCATTGCCAGAATTTCATTCCACGGCGCACCTTCGGTGACGTCGATGGACATTTTAAGAGCCAGTGCAATCGGGTACTTGTCTACGCTATAGACGTAGATCAACGGGCCGATAAAGTCGTTCATAGACCACATGAACTGGAACAGGGCGACGGAGATAATCGCCGGCTTCAGGATCGGTACCACCACGTACCACAGCACCTGGAAGGAGTTACAGCCGTCAATCTGCGCCGCTTCTTCCATGTCACGCGGTACGCCGCGCAGGAACTGAATCAGCATGAAGACGAAGAACCCTTGCGTAGCAAATGCCAGCGGCAGGTACAGTGGCATATAGCTGTTCAGCATGCCCATTTCACGGAACATCAGGTACTGAGGAATCAGCAGCACGGTGCTTGGCAGCAGCATCGTGGTGATGAGCGTCGCGAACCAGAATTTCTTCCATGGGATCTCGAAGCGGGCAAAGCCATACGCCACGATAGTGGAAGAGATAATGGTCAGGATCACTTTCGGAATCACATACTTGAAGGTGTTCAGCATGTAATGGCCGAAGTTGTATTCCGTACCGGTTTTCCAGCCGTTAATAAAGCCGTCCCAGGTGGCATGCGTTGGCCACAAGCCCAGGGTGGTGAAGATCTCGTGGTTCGGTTTGAACGACGCCGAGAACATCCACGCCAGCGGGTAGAGCATCAACAGGCCGACGAACAGCAGAATGACGTAACGGATCCAGGCGTTGATCTTTTCGCGTCTAAGGGTTCGGGCAACCTCACGTTCAGCAATGCTTCTTGCTTCTGAGATTTGTTGGATATCAGCCATTTTTGCCTCCCTTATCGGCGGAGTAGAACACCCAGTATTTTGAAGACTTAAAGGCGATGCCAGCGAAGACAGCAACCACCAGGAACAGAACCCATGCCAGCGCTGCGCCATAACCCATATCGAAGTACTTGAACGCGGTATCGTAGATGTACAGTGAGAACAAGTAGGTCGAGTAGGTTGGGCCGCCGCCGGTGATAACGTACGGGCCGGTAAACTCCTGGAATGCCTGAGTGGTCTGCATGATGAAGTTGAAGAAAATAACCGGCGTAATCAGTGGCACGGTGACTTTCATAAACATCTGCCATTTAGACGCGCCATCAATCATTGCCGCTTCGTATTGCGATTGCGGGACGTTTTGCAGAGCGGCCAGGAAGATAACCATCGCCGAACCAAACTGCCATACGCGCAGCAAAGTCACGGACATCAGCGCCAGAGACGGCTCGCCCAGCCAGTTAACCGGGTCAAAACCGAGTACGCCGATAAAGCTATTTAACAGGCCATCAATAGCAAACAGTGCACGCCACAGAACGGCGATCGCCACAGAGCTACCGAGAATCGACGGGATATAGTAAGCAGTACGGAAGAAGCCAATACCGCGTAATTTAAAGTTAAGAACAAACGCAATCCCTAAAGCAAAAGCGAGTTTTAATGGGATGGTTAAAAATACGTAGGCAAACGTCACGCCCATGGATTTCCAGAAGAGGGAATCTTCCGTCAGCATGTAGCGATAGTTCTCGATGCCGTTAAACACCGGCGGACTCATCAAGTCATACTCAGTAAAACTGAGGAAGAAAGATGAAACGAATGGGAAGGCCGTAAAGATTATTAACCCTATGATATAGGGAGAAATCCAGGCCAATCCCAGCATTCTGTTTTCATTCATACATACCTACCTGGCGAACAAGTGTGTCAAACGGATTGGGTGTTTGTTACATCCCTCGCGCCTTCTGGCGCCTGAGATGTTAAAGTGTCAGCTTGGCGTTAGTCATTAAGCATTCCCTGTAAGTAAATGTAATCTAAGATATTTGTTTGGTATTCATTCGTCCGGCGCTTCTGGTTTCAAAAACATATTCCTGCCATGGTTATTTTATAAAACGCCGTTTTAAATTTATTTTATTGCTATTTGTTTCGGCGTCATTCGATTAATGATGAAAGTGTGATCGAAGTCGAAACGACGTTTTAAAAAGGTGAGTGGTGTGGCATTTTGCGATGGGAGGAAGGTGAAGACGCTCAGGATGCGTTTTTTTATGTATGAATGCTATTCAGGGGGAAGAACGGGCGTTTTGTCGCAAAACCCCAAATAATTAGAGTGATAAAATAGAGATTATTCTTATAGAATCGAATTTTAATTATTCGAAAAAAAGCGTCTGGATATCTCTGAAATGGCTGAATCACCGATTATGTCAATGGAACCAGTACTACCGCATCCGGCTCCTCTAAGAAATTTACCAATGGTTGCCAGCAATGACGAAATTGATCTTCGTCTCCTTTTGCTACAACTTTGGCAAGATAAGAAGACCGTCATGGCCTTTGTTGTCGTTGCTGCGATTCTGAGTCTGGTGCTGGCCTTCATGCTGCCGCAAAAGTGGACCAGCAAGGCCGTTCTGGCCGTGCCTGAGAGTATCCAGGTGGATAATCTGGAGCATGCCATCATTCAGGTGCGTGCGCTGGGCGTTGATATCAAGGGAAATCGTGGCGATATCT containing:
- a CDS encoding ABC transporter ATP-binding protein produces the protein MAEVIFNKLEKVYSNGFKAVHGIDLKIAEGEFMVIVGPSGCAKSTTLRMLAGLETISGGEVRIGEKIVNNLAPKERGIAMVFQNYALYPHMTVRENLAFGLKLSKMPKAQIEAQVNEAAKILELDELLDRLPRQLSGGQAQRVAVGRAIVKKPDVFLFDEPLSNLDAKLRASMRIRISDLHKQLKKSGKPATTVYVTHDQTEAMTMGDRICVMKLGHIMQVDTPDNLYHKPKNMFVAGFIGAPEMNIRSCKLVDKEGRLNLSIGDEFMPLCDSLHQKLTGHENEEVFYGIRPEFVSVSDNPFEHGGCSGEMVRVENMGHEFFVYLKVANYELTARIPSDEAKPMIDKGLHRKVYFKFDMDKCHIFDAKTEQNLSI
- a CDS encoding carbohydrate ABC transporter permease, coding for MADIQQISEARSIAEREVARTLRREKINAWIRYVILLFVGLLMLYPLAWMFSASFKPNHEIFTTLGLWPTHATWDGFINGWKTGTEYNFGHYMLNTFKYVIPKVILTIISSTIVAYGFARFEIPWKKFWFATLITTMLLPSTVLLIPQYLMFREMGMLNSYMPLYLPLAFATQGFFVFMLIQFLRGVPRDMEEAAQIDGCNSFQVLWYVVVPILKPAIISVALFQFMWSMNDFIGPLIYVYSVDKYPIALALKMSIDVTEGAPWNEILAMASISILPSIIVFFLAQRYFVQGVTSSGIKG
- a CDS encoding carbohydrate ABC transporter permease; the protein is MNENRMLGLAWISPYIIGLIIFTAFPFVSSFFLSFTEYDLMSPPVFNGIENYRYMLTEDSLFWKSMGVTFAYVFLTIPLKLAFALGIAFVLNFKLRGIGFFRTAYYIPSILGSSVAIAVLWRALFAIDGLLNSFIGVLGFDPVNWLGEPSLALMSVTLLRVWQFGSAMVIFLAALQNVPQSQYEAAMIDGASKWQMFMKVTVPLITPVIFFNFIMQTTQAFQEFTGPYVITGGGPTYSTYLFSLYIYDTAFKYFDMGYGAALAWVLFLVVAVFAGIAFKSSKYWVFYSADKGGKNG